The segment ATGAATTTGAGGAAGATACTTGAGAATTTGATGAACCTTAGCTCATAAGAATTTGATCGATTCTTTATACTCAGCCTTCCTTTGGAAAAATAGCACGACATCTGCGACTGGAGCCAGAGTTAGCTGGGATAAGATCTGTAAACCAAAGCAGGAGGATGGCCTCGGTTTGAGGAGATTGGAGGAGTACCAGCTAGTCTTTGATCTGAAAAGAGTCTGGAACTATTTCTCCGGTTCAGGTTCTCTTTGGGTAGCCTTGCTGCATTCAAATGTTTTCAATAGAAAGAGTTATTGGACTACCCCTGATGCTCAGAGATTTTCTCCTACGGTGAGAAGTATGCTTAGGCAAAAAGAGCTGGTTGCGGTTTTCTTAAGATGTAATGTAGGCGATGGCAGGTCAGCAAGCTTTTGGCATGACTTCTGGAACGATATGGGTCCTCTGATCTCGGCGTTGGGAGAGACAGGACCAAGGGACCTTCGCTTGAGGCTAGAAGCTCGGGTTTGTGATGCAGTGGCCAATGGCTTCTGGGCTCTTCCTAATGCTCGATCGGACGAGGCGGAAACCTTGCAGATTGTTCTCACGACCATGTCTCCACCCTCCATAGAACGTGGTCCTGACACCTACTTATGGCGTAATGGAGTTGGGCACTTTGTGCTTAAGTTCTCTGTTAAATCAACTTGGGATTCGGTTAGGGAGTCGGCTCCAGTAGTGACTTGGCACTCTCTCATCTGGTTCAAGGAGGCTGTTCCTAGATGTTCCTTTGTCTCTTGGATGGCTTCTCTCGCAAGGTTGCCTACAAAATATAGGCTTAACGAGTGGGGGATTCATGTTCCACTGCAGTGTGTTCTTTGTTCTTCAGGAATTGAGTCCCACCAGCATTTATTCTTCCAATGCTCCTTTGTTGAAGCTCTCT is part of the Raphanus sativus cultivar WK10039 chromosome 5, ASM80110v3, whole genome shotgun sequence genome and harbors:
- the LOC108861251 gene encoding uncharacterized protein LOC108861251, which encodes MLRQKELVAVFLRCNVGDGRSASFWHDFWNDMGPLISALGETGPRDLRLRLEARVCDAVANGFWALPNARSDEAETLQIVLTTMSPPSIERGPDTYLWRNGVGHFVLKFSVKSTWDSVRESAPVVTWHSLIWFKEAVPRCSFVSWMASLARLPTKYRLNEWGIHVPLQCVLCSSGIESHQHLFFQCSFVEALWLHYCGNFGLSVPSSINAVASLLSLPLVVATPGLRVVLKLLLQVVVYCTWRERNVRVFQQVSTSVAALELIFIASFETVSSLLNLHLQPQPYCKCISLFFPLVCSVFIFALCPVVFLSSCSVLCFLCSSFF